Proteins co-encoded in one Stenotrophomonas maltophilia genomic window:
- a CDS encoding PhzF family phenazine biosynthesis protein produces MSARRFLQLDVFSPRAGAGNPLAVVLDAEGLDDAAMQAIARWTRLPETTFVFPPQAPGASYRLRMFSPQKEVPFAGHPSVGTAHAVLKAGLAMPVDGVLVQDGIAGALPLRVSGEGAQQRIAIRTPRAQLAETAEASDPRLQAALKGWPLGPLPPARMQGGRSWWVVQVADEAALRALRPDWDAVASLAESTDSMGVFAYAFCDGREGFDLAVRAFVGNGRRFEDAASGAANAVLAAWLDLRDALPRGRVPFEVSQGREVGHDARLTLLVDEDGEVWSGGQVQTVITGTLDW; encoded by the coding sequence ATGTCCGCACGCCGTTTCCTGCAGCTCGATGTGTTCTCCCCGCGCGCCGGCGCCGGCAATCCGCTGGCCGTGGTGCTGGATGCCGAAGGCCTGGACGATGCGGCGATGCAGGCCATCGCCCGCTGGACGCGGCTGCCCGAGACCACCTTCGTGTTCCCGCCGCAGGCGCCCGGCGCCAGCTACCGGCTGCGCATGTTCAGCCCGCAGAAGGAAGTGCCGTTTGCCGGCCATCCCAGCGTCGGCACCGCGCATGCGGTGCTTAAGGCGGGCCTGGCGATGCCGGTGGACGGTGTGCTGGTGCAGGACGGCATCGCCGGCGCGCTGCCGCTGCGCGTCAGTGGCGAAGGCGCCCAGCAGCGCATCGCCATCCGCACCCCGCGCGCGCAGTTGGCCGAGACCGCCGAGGCCAGCGATCCGCGCCTGCAGGCGGCGTTGAAGGGCTGGCCGCTGGGCCCACTGCCACCGGCACGCATGCAGGGCGGCCGCAGCTGGTGGGTGGTGCAGGTGGCCGATGAAGCGGCATTGCGCGCGCTGCGCCCGGACTGGGACGCGGTGGCCTCGCTGGCCGAATCAACCGACAGCATGGGCGTGTTCGCCTATGCCTTCTGCGATGGCCGAGAAGGCTTCGATCTGGCGGTACGCGCCTTCGTCGGCAACGGACGCCGCTTCGAGGACGCCGCCTCAGGCGCTGCCAACGCCGTGCTGGCCGCGTGGCTGGATCTGCGCGATGCCTTGCCGCGCGGCCGCGTGCCGTTCGAAGTCAGCCAGGGCCGCGAGGTCGGCCACGATGCGCGACTGACCCTTCTGGTGGATGAGGACGGTGAGGTCTGGTCCGGTGGCCAGGTGCAGACGGTGATTACCGGCACCCTTGATTGGTGA
- a CDS encoding OsmC family protein, with protein MGISRHATAHWEGDLKSGKGQLSTPQSGLLDKTRYGFNSRFGEEKGTNPEELIAAAHAGCFTMALSAKLGEAGFTPTSLDTEAKVDLSLEGGPQLSQIRLKVKAVVPGIDAAAFRAIADDAKQNCPVSKALSAVPISLEAELG; from the coding sequence ATGGGAATCTCACGACACGCCACCGCGCACTGGGAAGGCGATCTGAAGTCGGGAAAGGGCCAGTTGAGCACGCCGCAGAGTGGCCTGCTGGACAAGACCCGCTACGGCTTCAACAGTCGTTTCGGTGAGGAAAAGGGCACCAATCCCGAAGAGCTGATCGCCGCCGCGCACGCCGGCTGCTTCACCATGGCGCTGTCGGCCAAGCTCGGCGAAGCCGGGTTCACCCCGACCTCGCTGGATACCGAGGCCAAGGTCGATCTGTCGCTGGAAGGGGGGCCGCAACTGTCGCAGATCCGGCTGAAGGTGAAAGCGGTGGTGCCGGGCATCGACGCGGCCGCGTTCCGTGCCATCGCCGATGACGCCAAGCAGAACTGCCCGGTGTCCAAGGCACTGAGCGCGGTGCCGATCAGCCTGGAGGCTGAGCTGGGTTGA
- a CDS encoding HU family DNA-binding protein: MAKTAKKAAPKKAVKKVATKAAAKPAAPKPIKEVLTKSGLVAHIAEASGVVAKDVRAVLASLEGAVASSVHKKGAGSFTLPGLLKITTVNVPAKPKRKGINPFTKEEQWFAAKPATTKLKVRPLKKLKDAAL; encoded by the coding sequence ATGGCAAAGACCGCTAAGAAGGCTGCCCCGAAGAAGGCAGTGAAGAAAGTCGCGACGAAGGCAGCCGCCAAGCCGGCCGCTCCGAAGCCGATCAAGGAAGTGCTGACCAAGTCGGGCCTGGTTGCACACATCGCTGAAGCGTCCGGCGTTGTCGCCAAGGACGTCCGCGCGGTGCTGGCCTCGCTGGAAGGCGCAGTCGCCTCCTCGGTGCACAAGAAGGGCGCTGGCTCCTTCACCCTGCCGGGCCTGCTGAAGATCACCACCGTCAATGTGCCGGCCAAGCCGAAGCGCAAGGGCATCAACCCGTTCACCAAGGAAGAGCAGTGGTTCGCCGCCAAGCCGGCCACCACCAAGCTGAAGGTGCGCCCGCTGAAGAAGCTGAAGGACGCCGCGCTGTAA